In one Mycoplasmopsis canis PG 14 genomic region, the following are encoded:
- the rsmH gene encoding 16S rRNA (cytosine(1402)-N(4))-methyltransferase RsmH, which translates to MDKLHYSVMLNETVDSLGVRPDGIYVDLTLGMGGHSSEILKKLTSGHLFSFDKDQFAIRMASEKLSKISNNFTLIKSDFQNIKSKLKSLNVEKVDGIIADLGFSSPQVDQADRGFSYNKDAVLDMRMDQEQEISALDVINKYSEEKISQILRDYADVKLHKKVAKAIISQRPITRTLELVEIIKNAYPAALLRQKNPAKAIFQAIRIEVNNELSSLEKMLNDSLEILNPKGVIAIITFHSIEDRIVKNFIKKITYSTIPDKMPIQEEKKYEIKQILPSNEEIQENKRSKSAKLRIIKKCL; encoded by the coding sequence ATGGATAAACTACATTATTCTGTTATGTTAAATGAAACCGTGGACAGTCTGGGTGTAAGACCAGATGGAATCTATGTTGATTTAACACTTGGTATGGGTGGACATTCATCAGAAATTCTCAAGAAGCTAACATCAGGACACTTATTTTCATTTGATAAAGATCAATTTGCTATAAGAATGGCGAGTGAAAAATTATCAAAAATAAGCAATAATTTTACTTTAATTAAAAGTGATTTCCAAAATATAAAATCAAAATTAAAGAGTCTTAATGTTGAAAAAGTTGATGGAATTATAGCTGATTTAGGTTTCTCATCACCACAAGTTGACCAAGCTGATAGAGGTTTTAGTTATAATAAAGATGCTGTATTAGATATGCGAATGGATCAAGAGCAAGAAATTTCTGCTCTTGATGTGATTAACAAGTATTCTGAAGAAAAAATTAGCCAAATTTTACGTGATTACGCTGATGTAAAGCTTCATAAAAAAGTTGCGAAGGCCATCATTTCTCAAAGGCCAATTACAAGAACTTTAGAATTAGTTGAGATTATCAAAAATGCTTATCCTGCAGCTCTTTTAAGACAAAAAAATCCAGCTAAAGCAATTTTCCAAGCAATAAGAATAGAAGTAAATAATGAACTTAGTTCATTAGAAAAAATGCTTAATGATTCTCTTGAAATTTTGAACCCGAAAGGTGTTATAGCAATAATAACCTTTCATTCAATCGAAGATAGAATTGTTAAAAATTTTATTAAAAAAATAACATATTCAACTATTCCTGATAAGATGCCAATCCAGGAAGAAAAGAAATATGAAATCAAACAAATACTACCAAGTAATGAAGAAATTCAAGAAAATAAAAGATCAAAAAGTGCGAAATTAAGAATAATAAAAAAATGTTTGTAA
- a CDS encoding division/cell wall cluster transcriptional repressor MraZ has translation MVNIIYGLHSRNADDKNRVILPPAIREYLGTNFMVSIGFDGNADLRTKEEFMKYIKMLEDQSSFDKRARIITRSILGNSFEVTLDAMNRISLPKHVVEKLAIQKEVIFIGAGTLVEMWSKEMYDNFESEYSADDIAAMAQEISLGK, from the coding sequence ATGGTAAATATAATTTATGGTTTACATTCTCGAAATGCTGATGATAAGAATCGTGTTATTCTTCCTCCGGCAATAAGAGAATATTTAGGGACTAATTTCATGGTTTCTATCGGATTTGACGGAAACGCAGATTTGAGAACTAAAGAAGAATTCATGAAATACATTAAAATGTTAGAAGATCAAAGTTCTTTTGATAAAAGAGCAAGAATTATTACAAGATCAATTCTTGGTAATAGTTTCGAAGTAACATTGGACGCCATGAATAGAATTAGTTTACCTAAACATGTTGTTGAAAAACTTGCTATCCAAAAAGAAGTTATTTTTATTGGTGCTGGAACACTTGTTGAAATGTGGTCAAAAGAAATGTATGATAATTTTGAGAGCGAATATAGCGCAGATGATATTGCGGCTATGGCTCAAGAAATTTCTTTAGGGAAATAA
- a CDS encoding potassium channel family protein translates to MKVRYTNDIAVIGSGRFGQSVVDQLLKLGKTITLIDKDEENLRSYKEDIENLIIGDAADIKLLKANKLDKIGTIVVAVPENIEIVAALLEIKAQNIIARATSIRHARVLRQIGVETIVSPEYETGKRTALIAANKSFVRYSENLQEIGDDFVIGTTVIQNKSLDNKVLKDIDFNKRGVTLVLIKSKGKSIRPNGLSKIHHNDIVTLIGEIADVNAAFEWLNQND, encoded by the coding sequence ATGAAAGTTAGATATACAAATGATATAGCAGTTATTGGATCAGGACGTTTTGGGCAATCTGTAGTAGACCAACTTTTAAAACTTGGTAAAACTATAACACTAATAGATAAAGATGAAGAAAACTTAAGATCTTATAAAGAAGACATAGAAAATTTAATTATAGGTGATGCAGCAGATATTAAATTATTAAAAGCCAATAAACTAGATAAAATTGGTACTATAGTAGTTGCTGTACCTGAAAATATTGAAATTGTTGCTGCATTGTTAGAAATAAAAGCACAAAACATTATAGCTAGAGCTACAAGCATAAGACATGCAAGAGTTCTACGTCAAATTGGTGTTGAAACAATTGTTAGTCCAGAGTACGAAACAGGTAAAAGAACTGCTCTAATTGCCGCTAACAAGAGTTTTGTTAGGTACAGCGAAAACTTACAAGAAATTGGAGATGATTTTGTTATCGGCACAACAGTAATTCAAAATAAATCACTTGACAATAAAGTTCTTAAAGATATTGACTTTAATAAAAGAGGGGTTACATTAGTATTAATAAAATCAAAAGGGAAAAGCATACGTCCAAACGGATTATCAAAAATTCATCACAATGATATAGTTACTCTAATAGGAGAAATTGCTGATGTTAATGCGGCATTTGAGTGATTGAATCAAAATGACTAA
- a CDS encoding potassium transporter TrkG — protein MKKIKSFFKKTFFGKTIDKAFIYLKKVSKLKYLLVVYFLIVLFSSLLLWSPITQKNPTSDWSSAKNYVDALFTTASAFSDTGLVVYNTYSHWNVLGQATIAILILSGGIGIFALKFFVINFIFRKNITLLNTLKMIQHERGHEDVNKISHVLKSSVTFILSVSLISGLGMTFYFYFAPPTHTYGISQFIGEFVSPQHNWELSFRFGFFHTISAINNAGFDIISGHSLMPYYQNYVLQIWFITLLIIGGLGYPVIYDVHRFIKHKLRRKQNKYRFSLFTKVSSITYLLVFIVGFLILFGYEYSSNSASSLWNKIYVPNNMQDDYVKWVTVVGDYKQDNTIQGQVIYNELINLHKIANKDELTTTIAKEFFDLINKETFNGSLKNYIEKGYMYGNDFDKTFAILFSSLSTRSAGFATVNMRDFTRSSVIVMIIMMVIGAAPSSTGGGIRTTTLAVVILSVISVILSRNRVRIFKRAIEPRTVFMSGQVLVIALIILIISSLICFTSFDIHGGKIHTDELSIINGQNIHDSFYETEHIWFEVASAFGTTGLSAGLTKDFNIISKITLIFVMFIGQFGISSSLLVWRRKKSTQRNYEYITTDIVIG, from the coding sequence ATGAAAAAAATTAAGTCATTTTTTAAAAAAACATTTTTTGGAAAAACAATAGATAAAGCTTTTATTTATTTAAAAAAAGTTTCCAAATTAAAATATTTATTAGTTGTTTATTTTTTAATTGTGCTTTTTTCTAGTTTATTATTATGAAGTCCAATAACACAAAAAAATCCAACTTCTGATTGATCGTCAGCAAAAAATTATGTAGATGCCTTATTTACTACAGCGAGCGCATTTAGTGATACAGGATTAGTGGTCTATAATACTTATTCACATTGAAATGTATTAGGACAAGCTACAATTGCTATTTTGATTTTATCTGGTGGTATTGGTATTTTTGCTTTAAAATTTTTTGTTATAAACTTTATTTTTAGAAAAAATATAACATTATTAAATACATTGAAAATGATCCAACACGAAAGGGGTCATGAAGACGTTAATAAAATTTCTCATGTTTTAAAGTCATCTGTAACATTTATTTTATCCGTTTCATTAATATCAGGACTCGGAATGACATTTTACTTTTATTTTGCGCCTCCAACGCATACATATGGGATTAGTCAATTTATAGGCGAATTTGTAAGTCCGCAACACAATTGAGAATTATCTTTTAGATTTGGATTTTTCCACACCATTTCAGCAATAAATAATGCAGGATTTGATATTATTTCTGGACACTCATTAATGCCTTATTATCAAAATTATGTTTTACAAATTTGGTTTATAACACTTTTAATAATAGGTGGATTAGGATACCCAGTTATTTATGATGTGCATAGATTTATTAAACATAAGTTAAGAAGAAAACAAAATAAATATAGATTCTCTTTATTTACTAAAGTTTCTTCAATAACTTATTTACTAGTATTTATTGTAGGGTTTTTAATTTTATTTGGTTATGAGTATTCATCAAATAGTGCAAGTTCATTATGGAACAAGATATATGTGCCAAACAATATGCAAGATGACTATGTAAAATGAGTAACTGTTGTAGGAGATTATAAACAAGATAACACTATCCAAGGACAAGTTATATATAATGAACTAATAAATTTACATAAAATTGCTAATAAAGATGAATTAACAACAACTATTGCAAAAGAGTTTTTTGATTTAATTAATAAAGAAACTTTTAATGGATCATTAAAAAATTACATAGAAAAAGGTTATATGTATGGAAATGATTTTGATAAAACTTTTGCAATATTATTTTCTTCTTTATCAACAAGAAGTGCAGGTTTTGCAACGGTAAACATGAGAGATTTCACAAGAAGTTCAGTAATTGTTATGATAATCATGATGGTTATTGGGGCTGCTCCATCTTCGACTGGTGGGGGTATAAGAACAACAACATTAGCAGTTGTCATTCTAAGTGTTATTTCGGTAATCTTAAGTAGAAATAGAGTAAGAATTTTCAAAAGAGCAATTGAACCTAGAACAGTTTTTATGTCTGGACAAGTTCTAGTTATTGCATTAATAATATTGATTATTTCTTCACTAATTTGCTTTACATCTTTTGACATACATGGAGGCAAGATACATACAGATGAATTATCTATTATAAATGGCCAAAATATCCATGACTCATTCTACGAAACAGAACATATATGATTTGAGGTTGCAAGTGCATTCGGAACTACAGGTTTATCAGCCGGATTAACTAAAGACTTTAATATAATTTCTAAAATTACTTTAATTTTTGTTATGTTTATTGGACAATTTGGTATTTCTTCATCACTGTTAGTTTGAAGAAGAAAAAAATCTACACAAAGAAATTATGAATATATAACAACAGATATTGTTATTGGTTAG
- a CDS encoding YneF family protein, with translation MVEMSTGIFVMMIILVAIGVAAAAAITTFFLTKRFFEKQLRENPPVNEKMIRVMFSQMGRKASESQIRQIMRSMKNAKDN, from the coding sequence ATGGTTGAAATGTCAACAGGAATTTTTGTTATGATGATAATTTTAGTAGCTATTGGTGTGGCAGCAGCAGCAGCAATAACAACTTTCTTTTTAACAAAACGTTTTTTTGAGAAGCAATTAAGAGAAAATCCACCTGTAAATGAAAAGATGATTCGTGTTATGTTTTCACAAATGGGAAGAAAAGCAAGTGAATCACAGATTAGACAAATTATGCGTTCAATGAAAAACGCAAAGGACAACTAA
- a CDS encoding M42 family metallopeptidase yields the protein MQQKFKERLIKYMNIEAMSRYEEPVAEELRNNINKIYEVSRDKFGSIIFHKPSKNKNAPKVMIAAHMDEVGYVVKSITKQGQILVSPIGGIWASTVIGTKAKLITSTNEEFLGVFGHTSIHIMEREKISKALTNDELYVDFGFASKEEAENYGVEIGDRIQMSGEVIEFKNPDLIGGKAMDNRAGVTVLETIANNIADYDLDVDLYLVGTVQEEVGTRGARTSVSIIKPDIAIALDTTSSHDTFGTIEGTTALFKGAALRVKDGGTLMDPKLVEFFVKTAQKHNIKAYKFVAAGGGTDAKELQFSPNGGAATITISLPQRYLHSPIGVCSISDLLSASDLIINFLKDLSLEVFENIKYK from the coding sequence ATGCAACAAAAATTTAAAGAAAGATTAATTAAGTACATGAACATAGAGGCTATGTCAAGATATGAAGAACCCGTAGCTGAAGAATTAAGAAACAATATAAACAAGATTTATGAAGTATCTAGAGATAAGTTTGGTTCTATTATATTTCACAAACCTTCAAAAAACAAAAATGCCCCAAAAGTTATGATTGCAGCTCACATGGATGAAGTGGGTTATGTAGTTAAGTCAATAACTAAACAAGGTCAAATTTTAGTTTCGCCTATTGGCGGGATTTGAGCTTCAACAGTTATTGGAACAAAAGCTAAACTTATCACTTCTACAAATGAAGAGTTTTTAGGTGTTTTTGGACATACAAGTATTCATATAATGGAAAGAGAAAAGATTTCAAAAGCTCTTACTAATGATGAATTATATGTAGATTTTGGTTTTGCAAGTAAAGAAGAAGCAGAAAATTATGGCGTAGAAATTGGTGATAGAATCCAAATGTCTGGTGAAGTTATTGAATTTAAAAACCCTGACTTAATCGGTGGAAAAGCAATGGATAACCGTGCAGGCGTAACTGTATTAGAGACTATTGCGAACAATATAGCGGATTATGATTTAGATGTTGACCTATATTTAGTCGGAACAGTTCAGGAAGAGGTAGGGACAAGGGGAGCAAGAACATCGGTTAGCATAATCAAACCTGATATAGCAATTGCTTTAGACACAACTTCATCTCATGATACATTTGGCACAATAGAAGGTACAACTGCATTATTTAAAGGCGCAGCTTTAAGAGTTAAAGATGGTGGAACTTTAATGGACCCTAAATTGGTTGAGTTTTTTGTTAAAACAGCGCAAAAACATAATATTAAAGCTTATAAATTTGTTGCAGCTGGTGGCGGTACTGATGCAAAAGAATTGCAATTTTCACCTAACGGTGGAGCTGCAACAATTACAATTTCATTACCACAAAGATATTTACATAGCCCTATCGGTGTTTGTTCAATTAGTGATCTATTGAGCGCTTCAGATTTAATAATAAACTTTTTAAAAGACTTAAGTTTAGAAGTTTTCGAAAATATTAAATACAAGTAA